The Thermococcus henrietii genome segment TCTGATTTCCTCGGGAATCGTGACGTTCCCCACGATGCAGGGCTTTTCGGAGTAGATAACTCTCCCATCGCTCAGATACCATCGGCCGTCGCGGAAGATGTAGAACAGCTCATACGCCCCGGTGGTGTTTCCGAGGTAGTAGAGCCTTCCGTCCTTGAAGTAGAAGTAGTAGTCCCCGACCATGCTCGGCGTCGGCAGGCCTGACATTCCCGGACCGAGGGCGTCCCAGGAGAGGTCTATAATCGCATCGTTATGGCCAACCTTGATGAAGGGGTAAAATGTGCAGTATTCGGTGGGGGCGAGAACCGAGTGAGGACCGCACAGGGACCCAATAGGAGTTGCATGCACTAAGCGTATCGCGGGGAGCATCAAAACGAACAGGAAAGCAACGGCGAGCTGGGATTTTGTTTCCATCTGAACACCGTTTGAAGAATCGCGGGAGAACTTAAAGGGTTTCCCTCCCCATTTTTGCCCCATAAGGTCTTTAAACGCATAACGGTACTCTTCTCGGTGTTGCTATGAAGGTTAAGATAGTCCTCGGAACGGGGAGAGAGGGCAGGGAAAGCGAGAGGGTTGCGAGGTATCTCCTCAGGAAAGCGAAGGAGCGCTTTGAGACAGAGCTTATAGACGTTCGAGACTATAAACTCTGCCACACCCACCGCTGGAAGGTCCCGCCCGAGGTCGAGGACTACCGGCGGAAGATAATCGAGGCCGACGCCCTAATCATCGTTGCCCCAGAGTACAACGGCGGTTTTCCCGGGGAGCTGAAGATTCTGCTCGATACCCTCTTCGAGGAGTACGAGGGGTTGCCAGTTGGAATCGTCACCGTTTCGAGCGTCACCGGTGGGGCGAGGCTCCTGCAGGAGTTAAAGCTCCTCGCGACGAACTACCGCATGCTACCCGTCTCGTGGGTGCTCTTCTACAACGTGGGCGAGCTTTTCGAGGGAGACGAGCTGAAGGACGAGAAGCACCGCGAGAGGGTTGAGCGCTTCTTCGCGAGGCTTGAAAAGTACGCAAAAGCTCTGAAGCCGATTAGGGACGAGGTCAGGAGGGAGCTGAGATGAGAATCTTTAGGGTTCCGAGGGAGCCCGGAGCTGGAGGAACGATAATCCTCGCCATGATTGGCGGCTTACTCCTCAGCGGTGCCGACCTGAGGGGCTGGCTAATCGGCCTCGCCGTCGCTCTGTTAACGTTCTTCACCTTCGACTACGCCTTCGACTCCTACCGCGCTTGGAAGCTCAGGGATATGGCCGTCGCGCTGGGGCTCAACGGTCTGGCGTATCTCCTCCCTGCTCTCTACTGGGGAACGGTCGATGAACTCGTCATTCCCCTCGCCATCGTCGGCGTCATCTTCGCCCTTCACTTCGCATTCTCCCGGGCGAAGGGCTGGAAGAACCCGGTAACGTATGCGCTCGGCAATCTACTGCCGGCCGTCCCGGCCCTCTTCGCTCCGGCCGTAGCAGGTAAGCCCTTCACGGACAAGGTCCTCGTCTTCTGGTTCCTACTGGCTTACTACGAGGCCATTGGAGCCGCTTATGTGGAAACGAAGCTCGCCTTCAGGAAGTTCCCGCGGAAGTACCCGCTGATAGCCTGGCTTCCCGCTTTCATCGTGGTTCTCTACAACCCCTACCTTGCAATAGCTCTCATCGAGCCAACAATTAGACTCTTGAGGAACCTGAAGGACACCACTTACGTGGCCAAGATAGAGGACATCAAAAAGCTCGGCTGGAGCGTCTTCAGGAGCGTGATGCTTCTCTACCTCCTAACGCTGGCGATACTCTACCTGACGTGATGGCCATGCCCTTCAATCCCGCCTTCGCGGACGCTCTCGACAACCCCGAGCGCAGGAGGACGCTTCCGGTAAAGGAGATACTGCGCTATCTACTGGTCCTGAAGATGGAGCGAAAGGTTGCCGTTGACGTTGGAGCGGGGACCGGCTACCTCACCGTCCCGCTCTCGTGGGTCTTTGAGAGGGTTTACGCGGTCGAAGCGAACCCGAAGATGGCAGAGCTACTGCAGGGGAACATCGAGTGCAGGGGCATCGCGAACGTTGAGGTAATCCTCTCCGAGAAACCGCCCGAGCTTCCGGAGAGGCCAAACCTCGTTGCTTTTTTCCCTCTCGCTCCACGAGGTCGGTGACTGGCGGGGTTATTTGAGGTGGGCGTCGAGGGCGGACTACGTTCTCGTAATCGAGTGGTGCCCCGACTCGGAGCGCGGTCCGCCGAGGGAGGAGAAGATTCCGCGAGAGGAGCTGATTGAGCTTGATGGCTTTGAGGTCGTTCTCTCGAGGGTGCGGTTTCCCTACTACCTCGTGATTCTGAGGCCGGTGCAAGAATAGTTCCGAAAACCAAAGCTCCCCCTTCTCGCGTGAAAACCTTTTTATTCGGAAAACCGAACTAAAATCGGTGATAGTCATGGTGAAGGCCAGAGTTGAGAAGCTCTGCACCGACCCGGAGCTCTACATCATCAGGATTGACGATGATGAGATTAAGTACTTCGAGGCAACCTGGTACATCCCCGAGGGGATAACCTACAACGCCTATCTGATGAAGCTGAAGGACGCGGTTGTGCTCTTCGACACGACCAAGGCGGACTACGCCGACCTGTTCCTCGAAAAGCTGAAGGAACTCGTGAATCCGGAGGAGATAACGCACATCATCGTCCACCACACCGAGCCGGACCACAGCGGGGCACTGCCAAAAGTTCTCAAGGCCAACAACTATAAAGCCCAGGTCATCGGAACGGCCTTCGCGAGGAACCTGCTCGAGGGCTTCTACGGAAAAGACGTCGTCAAGAACTTCAAGGTCGTTAAGGACGGCGAGGAGATGAGCATCGGCGGAAAGACCTTCCGCTTCATCACCGTCCCCTGGCTCCACTGGCCGGACACGATGATAACCTACGTCGTCGAGGACAAGCTGATATTCAGCTGTGACGCCGGCGGTGGCTACTCGATTCCCGAAACCATAGACGACAGCGACGAGGAGGTCGTTCAGCGCTATCTGCCTTACGTCACCAAGTACATCGTCACCGTCATCGGCCACTACCACAAGTACATCGTCCAGAACCTCAAGAAGCTCAAGAACCTCGGAATCGTTGACGATGCCAGGATGATTCTACCCGGGCACGGAATAGCGTGGTGCCACAATCCGAAGAGAATCTTCGAGTTCTACGAGCGCGTCGGGGCCGGCGTTCCCGAGAAGGACAAGGTTCTCGTCGTCTACGACTCGATGTACGGCTTCGTCGAGCGGAGAATGGAGATAGTGCTCGACGAGCTTAAGAAGCTCGGAAAGAAGCCGGTAGTTTACCGCTTCACCGACAGGGAGGCTCCCGCCGTCAGCGACATCCTCGGCGAGGTTCCGAGCGCGGAAGCCATCGTAATCGGTGCATCGACCTTTGAGGCTGAGATACACCCGCGCATACGCTATACGCTCTTCGAGATGCTCGACAAGGCCAACTACGAGAAGCCCGTCCTAATCGTCGGAGCGTACGGCTGGGGCGGAGTTGCAGGAAGGAAGATAGAGACGCTGATAACGAGGAGCAAGTTCGACCACGTAGCTACCGTCGAGAGCAAGGGAATGCCGACCGAGGAGGACGAGGCCAAACTGAGGGAAGCCGTCAGGAAGCTCGTCGAGTGGGCCTCTTGAGCCCCTTCCACCATTATTTCATCTTTCTTGTTCAAGTCCCTCTTCCCCCTGGAATCCCTGCAAACTTTGTTCGGCTTTTGGAACTTCCGGTTCGAAAAGTGTTATATACTTTCACTTCCATCTCAGTACGGTGTTTTCCATGCCCGTTGAGAGAGCTATGACTAAGAAGTTTTTGGAGGACGCCTTCGCAGGCGAGAGCATGGCCCACATGAAGTACCTGATTTTTGCCGAGCAGGCCGAGAAGGAGGGCTTTCCGAAGGTTGCCAAGCTTTTTAGAGCGATAGCCTACGCGGAGTTCGTCCACGCGAAGAACCACTTCATAGCTTTGGGCAAGCTCGGAAAGACCGAGGAGAACCTGAAGGAGGCCATAGCGGGCGAGACCTTTGAGGTCGAGGAGATGTACCCCGTTTACAAGAACGCCGCCGAGTTCCAAGGTGAGAATGAGGCCGTCAGGAGCACACACTACGCCCTTGAGGCCGAGAAGCTCCACGCCGAGCTTTACGAGAAGGCCAAGGAGACGGTTGCGAAGGGCGAGGACATCGAGGTTAAGAAGGTCTATATCTGCCCGGTTTGCGGGTACACGGCGGTCGACGAGGCCCCGGAGCGCTGTCCCGTGTGCGGTCTGCCGGGCGAAAAGTTCGTGGTCTTTGAGTGATTCCTCCGCTTTTCCATTTCACAGGTTTGAACCACAAACCTTATAAGGCCGAAGTGCCAACAGTAGAATGGTGAAAGAAGTGGCAAAGTGGAGATGCATAATCTGTGGATACATCTACGATGAGGACGAGGGCGACCCGGACAACGGGATAGAGCCCGGAACCAAGTTTGAAGACCTTCCCGAGGATTGGGTCTGCCCGCTCTGCGGTGCGCCCAAGGACCAGTTTGAAAAGATAGAGTGAGGTGGTTGAGATGCTGAGCGAAACGGTAAAGAGTGGAGACTGGAAGGGGGAGAAGCACGTCCCCGTTATAGAGTACGAGAAGGAGGGCGACCTCGTCAGGGTCGAGGTCAGCGTTGGCAAGGAGATACCGCACCCGAACACCCCGGAGCACCACATAGCGTGGATTGAGCTCTACTTCCACCCCGAGGGGGAGAACTTCCCGATTCTCGTCGGCAGGGTTGCCTTCACCAACCACAGCGACCCGCTGACCGAGCCGAGGGCGGTCTTCTTCTTCAGGACGAGCAAGAAGGGCAAGCTCTACGCGCTCAGCTACTGCAACCTGCACGGCCTCTGGGAGAACGAGGTCGCGCTCGAGTGAGCTTTCTTTTTCCGCCCCACCCCCGTTTTATTTGGAGAGTCTGAACGTTACGGCGGTCCAGTTTTCAACGGTTCTGGCCTCAATCCCGTTCAAGTCCCGGGAGTATTCAACGCCCGTTCTGCAGACCGAGACAGTTACGTTCTCCGGCATTTTCTTGAGCTCAAGGTGGTACCGTATCACCGCGTCGCCGGGCAGGAACAGAAGGGATTGAAACGGACCCCAGAAGACCATAAAGTCGTAGTTCTGCCCTACCGCCCGGCCGTCAACGTACGCCCTAACCCCGCAGGAGTCTTTGGGAACGGCAATTAGAACGTCCACGGCCACGAGGGAACCCGAGTTCTTCCAGTACAGCGCAACCCCATCGGACCGGGCCGAATGACTGTACGACTCAAATGGGACGTGGAAGAGAACCGGCGAGAGGATAAGAGAAGCCGTGAAAATCGCGATGGCCTTCTTCGGCGAGAAGTTGATGGGAACGTTGGTCTTCGCGGTCAGGGGTAGCTTCCAGTAGGAATAGGCCTCGACGAAGCGAGCGATGGCCATCAAAACGACGCCAATTAGAACGGGAAAGAGGAGGGCGCCGATGAGGTAGATGTTTCCCGCGAGGTTGAAGTTCAGCTCCCCGGTGGACTCTGCGAACAGGCCCATTCTCACCCGGTACACAAGAGCGTTCGCCACGAGAACCGGATAAGCCGGCGCGAGGGAGTTAACGAGTTTGTAAAAGCCCCAGGAAGGAGTGAGAAGGACCCACCTGGAGCTCAAGGTTAAGAGATAAAGTGCGACAGCGAAAAGCCCCATCTCGACCGCGAAGAGCTTGAGTGGCATTGAGTCAACGTCGACGTTCCACAGGTAGAGGCCGAGCAGGTAAACCACGAGGCCGAGACCCGTGGCGATGAGAGAAAACGAGCCGAAGAGCGGCGCGAGGATGAAAAGCAGACTTCCCGAGAGAAGGTATTTCCTCCCACTTATGGGAACAAACCTTTCTTCAACCGCCACTCTTATCCCCAACAAAACTACTTGTCTTAACACTTAAGGTTTTGGGCAAGGTTTAAAGGGCGAGTACCGTAGTTTCATGTGGTTGAGAGTTATGGATTCGTACTCTCTTGTAATGTCCGTTGACGGTCCGCTCGTCCTGGTCGGGGTCTTTCTCACGTGGCACCTGACGAGGCTCGTCGAGCGAAACCGGCTCGGAAAGGAGAAACTGTCCAGATTAATCCTCGCGGGAGGATTACTAACCGCCTTCGGCTTCACAGGTTACCTCGCCGGCTTCAACCTTGGAGTGCTGGTCATAATCGGCCCGGCCATCATCGCCTATGCCCTCTCAATGAGCGGACTCGTCGGGGCAAAGCTCGAAATGCTGGTTCAAATCGGTTTGATAGTCCTCTCAATACCAATCAGCGAAGATCCCAAAACATATACAATTCTGATGTTCTCGGACGTTTCACTGCTCCTGCTCATGGATGCAGTGGCCTTCTACTCGAACTCGCCGAAGAAACCTGCCTCAATGGCCCGCCTGTCCGCATGGCTTCTCGTGGCCTTCACGGTGGTGAACGCGATTTACTACCGCTCCCTGCCGGCGCTCCTGCTCTACACGGCTTCCGTGTCGCTGTGGATAACCTCTCTGCTCCTCTCGTATCCCTCGGCTAGAGTTCTCAACTCTGCCCAGGAAGGCTTATAACTGACCAGTCGAAGTGGGAATCGGTGAGGGAAATGAAGGTTTACAGTCCGGATAGGGAGTGGCCCGAGCCATACAGGGCCGTGATTGAGGAGCTGAAGAAAATAACCGACCCGGTTACCGGTGGTGACATCCTCGATTCCGGGGTTGTGGCGGGCCTTGAGGTCACGGACGACACGCTCAAAATCTGGCTTCGCTTTGAGAGCCACGCCGAGTACAACATAATAGGCGAGAGCCCCATAGCCTACTCCAAGATAATCGGCGATATAATGGAGCGCTTTGCCCTCGTTAAGTTCGACAACGTCTACGTCTACGACCTCGGCAACCACGTTGTTGGAAAGTTCGAGAACAGGAAGGGTTACAGGCCTGAAGACCTCTCCGAGGAGAAGGTTTGAATGCCCCTCCTGAACTTTTTAAGGCCCAAAAAGAGGCCGGAGCCGGGTCCGAGGAAGGACCTTCCCGGGGAAGTCAAGCGTGTTGTGAAGCTACTTGAAAGGGTTAGGGATCCGGAAACGGACTTAAACATCGTCGAGGAGGGCCTCGTCTACGGCCTCACCGTTGAAGGTGAGCGCGTCGAGGTCTTTCTCCTCATGGCCCGCTCCACGCCGGAGTGCCACGCCTGCCAGATGCTGGCGATAAACATCCAGAGGAGGATACTGGACGAGATAGTTTCGATTCTTAAAACGGAAGGATTTAATACCGTGAAGGTGTATAACGAACTCGGACTGCTTTTAGCGGAGGGATGATGTATGATAACTGAACTCGACGAGGGGCTTCCCCTCGAACGGATTAAGGACTTCTCGCTTGAGGAGCTCCTCGGAATGGCCATAAAGGCCGAAATCGGCGCGAGGGAGTTCTACGAGAGCTTGGCCGAGAGGGTTGAGATAGGGGAGCTAAAGGAGAAGGTGAGCTGGCTCGCCGGCGAGGAGAAGAAGCACGAGGAACTGCTGAGGAAGATTTACGCTGACTTCCTCCCCGGAAAAGAAGTGGTCTTTCCGAAGGAGCACATAGGACCGGAGCTCCAGCCCGTTGCCAGGAAGCTTGATAAAGTGGAAGACGTAATCGACCTAATCAGGTGGGCGATGAAGGCCGAGGAGATAGCGGCTAAGTTCTACGCCGAGCTTGAGAACATGGTTGAGGACGAGAGGAAGAAGAGGCTAATGCGCTACCTCAGCGACATGGAGTGGGGACATTACTACAACCTTAAAGCTGAATACGAGCTCCTCCCCGATTGGGCGATGTACGACCAGATGATGCACGTCGGGCCTTAATGCGAGCTAAAATGGTAGAAAGGAGCGAAGTCAAAGCTCCACCTTTATCCCCGTTTCTTCTTCAACCTCCTCAAAGCCCTCCTTCATGTACTTCGCGAGCTCCTCGTCAACGGCGAAGAGAACCGCCAGGAACTCTCCAAAGTGCTCCTTCTCCTCGTTGGCGACGTCG includes the following:
- a CDS encoding NADPH-dependent FMN reductase; the protein is MKVKIVLGTGREGRESERVARYLLRKAKERFETELIDVRDYKLCHTHRWKVPPEVEDYRRKIIEADALIIVAPEYNGGFPGELKILLDTLFEEYEGLPVGIVTVSSVTGGARLLQELKLLATNYRMLPVSWVLFYNVGELFEGDELKDEKHRERVERFFARLEKYAKALKPIRDEVRRELR
- a CDS encoding rRNA adenine N-6-methyltransferase family protein, whose amino-acid sequence is MAMPFNPAFADALDNPERRRTLPVKEILRYLLVLKMERKVAVDVGAGTGYLTVPLSWVFERVYAVEANPKMAELLQGNIECRGIANVEVILSEKPPELPERPNLVAFFPLAPRGR
- a CDS encoding FprA family A-type flavoprotein — protein: MVKARVEKLCTDPELYIIRIDDDEIKYFEATWYIPEGITYNAYLMKLKDAVVLFDTTKADYADLFLEKLKELVNPEEITHIIVHHTEPDHSGALPKVLKANNYKAQVIGTAFARNLLEGFYGKDVVKNFKVVKDGEEMSIGGKTFRFITVPWLHWPDTMITYVVEDKLIFSCDAGGGYSIPETIDDSDEEVVQRYLPYVTKYIVTVIGHYHKYIVQNLKKLKNLGIVDDARMILPGHGIAWCHNPKRIFEFYERVGAGVPEKDKVLVVYDSMYGFVERRMEIVLDELKKLGKKPVVYRFTDREAPAVSDILGEVPSAEAIVIGASTFEAEIHPRIRYTLFEMLDKANYEKPVLIVGAYGWGGVAGRKIETLITRSKFDHVATVESKGMPTEEDEAKLREAVRKLVEWAS
- a CDS encoding rubrerythrin family protein, which encodes MPVERAMTKKFLEDAFAGESMAHMKYLIFAEQAEKEGFPKVAKLFRAIAYAEFVHAKNHFIALGKLGKTEENLKEAIAGETFEVEEMYPVYKNAAEFQGENEAVRSTHYALEAEKLHAELYEKAKETVAKGEDIEVKKVYICPVCGYTAVDEAPERCPVCGLPGEKFVVFE
- the rd gene encoding rubredoxin — encoded protein: MAKWRCIICGYIYDEDEGDPDNGIEPGTKFEDLPEDWVCPLCGAPKDQFEKIE
- a CDS encoding class II SORL domain-containing protein, encoding MLSETVKSGDWKGEKHVPVIEYEKEGDLVRVEVSVGKEIPHPNTPEHHIAWIELYFHPEGENFPILVGRVAFTNHSDPLTEPRAVFFFRTSKKGKLYALSYCNLHGLWENEVALE
- a CDS encoding DUF996 domain-containing protein, with the protein product MAVEERFVPISGRKYLLSGSLLFILAPLFGSFSLIATGLGLVVYLLGLYLWNVDVDSMPLKLFAVEMGLFAVALYLLTLSSRWVLLTPSWGFYKLVNSLAPAYPVLVANALVYRVRMGLFAESTGELNFNLAGNIYLIGALLFPVLIGVVLMAIARFVEAYSYWKLPLTAKTNVPINFSPKKAIAIFTASLILSPVLFHVPFESYSHSARSDGVALYWKNSGSLVAVDVLIAVPKDSCGVRAYVDGRAVGQNYDFMVFWGPFQSLLFLPGDAVIRYHLELKKMPENVTVSVCRTGVEYSRDLNGIEARTVENWTAVTFRLSK
- a CDS encoding iron-sulfur cluster assembly protein, with the translated sequence MKVYSPDREWPEPYRAVIEELKKITDPVTGGDILDSGVVAGLEVTDDTLKIWLRFESHAEYNIIGESPIAYSKIIGDIMERFALVKFDNVYVYDLGNHVVGKFENRKGYRPEDLSEEKV
- a CDS encoding iron-sulfur cluster assembly protein; the protein is MPLLNFLRPKKRPEPGPRKDLPGEVKRVVKLLERVRDPETDLNIVEEGLVYGLTVEGERVEVFLLMARSTPECHACQMLAINIQRRILDEIVSILKTEGFNTVKVYNELGLLLAEG
- a CDS encoding ferritin family protein, whose translation is MITELDEGLPLERIKDFSLEELLGMAIKAEIGAREFYESLAERVEIGELKEKVSWLAGEEKKHEELLRKIYADFLPGKEVVFPKEHIGPELQPVARKLDKVEDVIDLIRWAMKAEEIAAKFYAELENMVEDERKKRLMRYLSDMEWGHYYNLKAEYELLPDWAMYDQMMHVGP